In one window of Kitasatospora sp. MMS16-BH015 DNA:
- a CDS encoding HAD family acid phosphatase, protein MLDKISGSRSKSLALLAIGVVAGGAIAGGGLAAADARVPRTDRQITNMTNEVSDIKAYYGDTVDAQGEHWPSADSNYAKQVAGVEKDAKRYLADRARNTHGPKKAIVLDVDDTSLSTYNYELETTFVYNPTSNAQYIATKTMPAVFGMNDLATWAQQQGYTVFFITGRPEAQRASTAANLAAVGFPAADQEHLYLKNKANPPAYLPCGATCTTIEYKSGTRAHIESLGYKIVADFGDQYSDLSGGHTERTYKIPNPMYYLP, encoded by the coding sequence ATGCTCGACAAGATCTCCGGAAGCCGGTCCAAGTCGCTGGCCCTGCTCGCGATCGGCGTGGTCGCCGGTGGCGCGATCGCCGGGGGCGGGCTGGCGGCGGCCGACGCCCGCGTGCCGCGGACGGACCGTCAGATCACCAACATGACCAACGAGGTCAGCGACATCAAGGCGTACTACGGCGACACCGTGGACGCCCAGGGCGAGCACTGGCCCTCGGCCGACAGCAACTACGCCAAGCAGGTCGCCGGGGTCGAGAAGGACGCCAAGCGCTACCTGGCGGACCGGGCCCGCAACACCCACGGCCCGAAGAAGGCCATCGTGCTGGACGTGGACGACACCTCGCTCTCCACGTACAACTACGAGCTGGAGACGACCTTCGTCTACAACCCGACCAGCAACGCCCAGTACATCGCCACCAAGACCATGCCGGCCGTGTTCGGCATGAACGACCTGGCCACCTGGGCGCAGCAGCAGGGCTACACGGTCTTCTTCATCACCGGCCGCCCGGAGGCCCAGCGGGCCTCCACCGCCGCCAACCTGGCCGCCGTCGGCTTCCCGGCCGCCGACCAGGAGCACCTGTACCTGAAGAACAAGGCCAACCCGCCGGCCTACCTGCCCTGCGGCGCCACCTGCACCACGATCGAGTACAAGTCCGGCACCCGGGCCCACATCGAGAGCCTCGGCTACAAGATCGTGGCCGACTTCGGCGACCAGTACAGCGACCTGTCGGGCGGCCACACCGAGCGCACCTACAAGATCCCGAACCCGATGTACTACCTC
- a CDS encoding FAD-dependent monooxygenase: MTALKTPVLIVGGGPVGLTLSLLLSGYGVDHLLVEARRTVSPHPKARGVSARSMEVFRRLGLAAEVRRAGLPADQVRFYRGRDLVDPEFVRTGAPEQPDGEPVTPTPGLICSQDALEPVLLRRATALAGARIRFGTRLLSYREEGDGVGAVLADAGTGARQTVRADWLIGCDGAASSVRAGAGIALEGPTGLGRYLSVRLEAPLGAVVADRASASYFLTVPGRGGFLAVDNDRQWIYQCPLGPEAQPPTDPAELAGLVRTAAGLPELAVTIVSTLVWRMDARLAEAYRRSRVLLAGDAAHVVPPTGGHGMNTGIGDADNLAWKLAAVVAGGADQALLDTYEAERRPVARQVIEVSTANAANRAGYRIDDELLLTPVYRSAAVLPAEAPDSAAEAPGGTEAATTLDPTGYRPACRPGARLPHLPLADGASTLDLVGPGFTLIAPGAVAAPGVRAVDPADWPAAARARWRRLPGGREAVLVRPDGHLAWCGAAPGGSPDGSAAALRELSSAMAGVLSRTRTGDDQRA, encoded by the coding sequence GTGACTGCGCTGAAGACCCCGGTGCTGATCGTCGGCGGCGGGCCGGTCGGCCTGACGCTCTCGCTGCTGCTCTCCGGGTACGGGGTGGACCACCTGCTGGTGGAGGCCCGGCGCACGGTCTCGCCGCACCCCAAGGCCCGTGGCGTGTCGGCCCGTTCGATGGAGGTGTTCCGCCGGCTCGGCCTGGCGGCGGAGGTCCGCCGGGCGGGGCTGCCGGCCGACCAGGTGCGGTTCTACCGGGGGCGTGACCTGGTCGATCCGGAGTTCGTCCGCACCGGGGCGCCCGAGCAGCCGGACGGCGAGCCCGTCACGCCCACCCCGGGGCTGATCTGCTCGCAGGACGCGCTGGAGCCGGTGCTGCTGCGTCGCGCCACCGCCCTGGCCGGGGCGAGGATCCGGTTCGGCACCCGGCTGCTCTCGTACCGGGAGGAGGGCGATGGCGTCGGGGCCGTGCTGGCCGACGCCGGCACCGGCGCGCGGCAGACCGTGCGGGCGGATTGGCTGATCGGCTGCGACGGCGCCGCGAGCAGCGTCCGGGCCGGAGCCGGGATCGCGTTGGAGGGGCCGACCGGGCTGGGGCGGTACCTGAGCGTGCGGCTCGAGGCACCGCTCGGCGCGGTGGTGGCGGACCGGGCCAGTGCCTCCTACTTCCTCACCGTGCCCGGCCGGGGCGGCTTCCTGGCGGTGGACAACGACCGGCAGTGGATCTACCAGTGCCCGCTCGGGCCGGAGGCGCAGCCCCCGACCGACCCGGCGGAGCTGGCGGGGCTGGTCCGCACGGCGGCCGGGCTGCCGGAGCTGGCGGTGACGATCGTCTCCACGCTGGTCTGGCGGATGGACGCCCGGCTGGCCGAGGCGTACCGGCGCTCCCGGGTGCTGCTGGCGGGGGACGCGGCGCACGTGGTGCCGCCGACCGGCGGGCACGGCATGAACACCGGCATCGGCGACGCCGACAACCTCGCCTGGAAGCTGGCGGCCGTGGTGGCCGGCGGGGCGGACCAGGCGCTGCTCGACACGTACGAGGCCGAACGCCGTCCGGTGGCCCGCCAGGTGATCGAGGTCTCGACCGCCAATGCCGCGAACCGCGCGGGCTACCGGATCGACGACGAGCTGCTGCTGACCCCCGTCTACCGTTCGGCCGCCGTCCTCCCGGCGGAGGCTCCGGACTCTGCGGCGGAGGCTCCGGGCGGTACCGAGGCGGCCACCACCCTGGACCCCACGGGCTACCGCCCCGCCTGCCGGCCCGGGGCCCGGCTGCCGCACCTCCCGCTGGCGGACGGCGCCTCCACCCTCGACCTGGTCGGCCCCGGCTTCACGCTGATCGCCCCCGGGGCGGTGGCCGCGCCCGGTGTCCGGGCCGTCGACCCCGCCGACTGGCCCGCGGCGGCCCGCGCGCGGTGGCGGCGGTTGCCGGGCGGACGGGAGGCGGTGCTGGTCCGTCCGGACGGTCATCTCGCCTGGTGCGGGGCCGCGCCAGGCGGGTCGCCGGACGGCTCGGCGGCGGCACTCCGGGAGTTGTCGAGTGCCATGGCCGGGGTGTTGAGCCGCACCCGGACGGGCGATGATCAGCGCGCGTAG
- a CDS encoding CGNR zinc finger domain-containing protein, producing the protein MSSGFAEESPRGLYFLVDLANLVGADPGVGAAELQALVHRHGGPDLALTEADAREVRAAAATLAGILGSTEEDRAAEAVNALLDRYPARPRLVRLPGRPWALHTRTPEGASPADWLLGTAALALALWLSERGRCAWGRCAAPGCGRYFIDTGRREPQRYCSTACGTRVRVAAHRAAKREG; encoded by the coding sequence ATGAGCAGCGGATTCGCCGAGGAGAGCCCCCGCGGCCTGTACTTCCTGGTCGACCTGGCCAACCTGGTCGGGGCCGACCCCGGGGTGGGCGCGGCGGAGCTGCAGGCGCTGGTCCACCGGCACGGCGGCCCGGACCTGGCGCTGACCGAGGCGGACGCCCGGGAGGTCCGCGCGGCGGCCGCGACCCTCGCCGGGATCCTGGGCAGCACCGAGGAGGACCGGGCCGCCGAGGCCGTCAATGCGCTGCTCGACCGCTACCCGGCCCGCCCCCGCCTGGTCCGGCTGCCCGGCCGCCCCTGGGCGCTGCACACCCGGACCCCCGAGGGCGCGAGCCCCGCCGACTGGCTGCTCGGCACCGCCGCCCTGGCCCTCGCCCTCTGGCTGAGCGAGCGCGGCCGCTGCGCCTGGGGCCGCTGCGCGGCGCCGGGCTGCGGGCGGTACTTCATCGACACCGGGCGGCGCGAGCCGCAGCGCTACTGCTCCACCGCCTGCGGCACCCGGGTCCGGGTCGCCGCGCACCGGGCCGCCAAGCGGGAGGGCTGA
- a CDS encoding DUF6126 family protein has product MSGTAGVRDEKARRKAMLIRASVYIAGTHLFAGFVMLLFFLGGRGH; this is encoded by the coding sequence ATGAGCGGCACCGCAGGCGTCCGTGACGAGAAGGCCCGCCGCAAGGCGATGCTGATCCGCGCCTCCGTCTACATCGCGGGCACCCACCTCTTCGCCGGCTTCGTGATGCTGCTCTTCTTCCTCGGCGGCCGCGGCCACTGA
- a CDS encoding HAD family phosphatase, with amino-acid sequence MINSAKAIELVIFDCDGVLVDSERIAVRLQVEIGAELGWPITEAEVMELFIGTSGETIRARIAERLDAATADHWWKLLLTRHAEAVDQELLPVDGLPEALAAITLPTCVASSGSHEKMRHTLGHTGLYAHFEGRIFSSSEVPRGKPAPDLFLHAAARMGVDPAACVVVEDSRFGVQAARAAGMRSFGYAGGLTPADWLTGPGTVVFEDMRQLPELIAAAAA; translated from the coding sequence ATGATCAACTCTGCGAAGGCCATAGAGCTCGTCATCTTCGACTGCGACGGGGTGTTGGTGGACAGCGAGCGGATCGCCGTCCGGCTCCAGGTCGAGATCGGCGCCGAACTCGGCTGGCCGATCACCGAGGCCGAGGTGATGGAGCTGTTCATCGGCACCTCCGGCGAGACCATCCGGGCCCGGATAGCCGAACGGCTCGACGCCGCCACCGCCGACCACTGGTGGAAGCTCCTGCTCACCCGGCACGCCGAGGCCGTCGACCAGGAGCTGCTCCCCGTGGACGGCCTGCCCGAGGCCCTGGCCGCCATCACCCTCCCCACCTGCGTGGCCTCCAGCGGCTCGCACGAGAAGATGCGGCACACCCTCGGCCACACCGGCCTCTACGCCCACTTCGAGGGCCGCATCTTCAGCTCCAGCGAGGTGCCGCGCGGCAAGCCGGCCCCCGACCTCTTCCTGCACGCCGCCGCCCGGATGGGGGTCGACCCCGCCGCCTGCGTGGTCGTCGAGGACAGCCGCTTCGGCGTCCAGGCCGCCCGCGCGGCGGGCATGCGGTCCTTCGGCTACGCAGGCGGCCTCACCCCGGCCGACTGGCTCACCGGCCCGGGCACCGTGGTCTTCGAGGACATGCGGCAGCTCCCGGAGCTGATCGCGGCTGCCGCCGCCTGA
- the nadE gene encoding ammonia-dependent NAD(+) synthetase, with product MTDLASTSEQQEIARDLQVSASFDAREEIERRVAFLAERLTSSGLRSLVLGISGGVDSTTAGRLCQLAVERAREGGFQATFYAMRLPYGVQADEHDAQLALGFIQADQVLTVDVKPASDAALAAALAGGVTFRDAHHQDFVQGNIKARQRMIAQYAVAGATDGLVVGTDHAAEAVSGFFTKFGDGAADLVPLTGLTKRRVRAVADELGAPAELVWKVPTADLETLDPGKPDEDALGVTYDQIDDFLEGKPVDESAHAAIVRRYHLTEHKRQLPIAP from the coding sequence GTGACCGACCTGGCGTCCACGTCCGAGCAGCAGGAGATCGCCCGGGATCTCCAGGTGAGCGCGTCCTTCGACGCGCGGGAGGAGATCGAGCGGCGGGTGGCCTTCCTGGCCGAGCGGCTGACCTCCTCGGGGCTGCGCTCGCTGGTGCTGGGCATCAGCGGCGGGGTGGACTCCACCACGGCCGGGCGGCTCTGCCAGCTGGCGGTCGAGCGCGCCCGGGAGGGCGGGTTCCAGGCCACCTTCTACGCGATGCGGCTGCCGTACGGCGTGCAGGCCGACGAGCACGACGCCCAGCTGGCGCTCGGGTTCATCCAGGCCGACCAGGTGCTGACCGTGGACGTGAAGCCCGCGAGCGACGCGGCGCTGGCGGCGGCGCTGGCCGGCGGGGTGACCTTCCGGGACGCGCACCACCAGGACTTCGTGCAGGGCAACATCAAGGCCCGCCAGCGCATGATCGCCCAGTACGCGGTGGCCGGCGCGACCGACGGCCTGGTGGTCGGCACCGACCACGCCGCCGAGGCGGTCTCCGGCTTCTTCACCAAGTTCGGCGACGGCGCGGCCGACCTGGTGCCGCTCACCGGCCTGACCAAGCGCCGGGTGCGCGCCGTGGCGGACGAGCTGGGCGCGCCGGCCGAGCTGGTCTGGAAGGTGCCGACCGCCGACCTGGAGACCCTCGACCCGGGCAAGCCGGACGAGGACGCCCTCGGCGTCACCTACGACCAGATCGACGACTTCCTCGAGGGCAAGCCGGTCGACGAGTCCGCGCACGCGGCGATCGTCCGCCGCTACCACCTGACCGAGCACAAGCGTCAGCTGCCGATCGCCCCCTGA
- a CDS encoding regulator — MLDPLSVTAVTAFLTAAGTSMASEAGKLAMESVGGMVRRITGRETPAPTGAAERRAVAEVLVRAAGQDAGLAAGLSVLIDRARPAFAVPELLPAGPRHFTDRDGPLAALTKEAARKADGRPRVAAVYGESGIGTTAVVLHWGHREAHRYPDGRLHYDLQGSSLATSPDLSTVLAHFLRCLGLPAEEVPASLDERLREYRTRIAGRRLLVVLDHVRSAAQVRELVTGAPGVFTVVISRRPLTGLDAVPVPVGPLADKDALRLLTDLAGKQTLKAAKATLPAVLASCGGSPYALHAAAPQLLAGPPVARPGWSPVTAAVDTAYRGLTPAAARLYRLGGLRPWPALGPELAAALTGADPAEATELLGALADAQLIEPGPTGRYRYRESVRAHAESAAQAEEGLAGCTAAVRRALAAQLRLAVQADLTAHRQRWQLGPLYRELTPGPAETIGAAVTALAAELPNLVETVRTAEEFDDPETVWQCVEALWALQLKAGHNELLLPALRMGVRAAEAHHPGSRIAGRMHTQLAFGLMELQQDAEAEAELLAAAEADRQAGHRRGRATAVESLGLLRLRQWRFTEALDCFEQAAALLREIAPGEDGEADVPRGLALLERHQGRARRGLGQYARAEVQLLAALEYFEKTEENYNAARVLTDLAENHLLAGEPAAARPLIDRAATLLRAERATAHLAHLESLRARCS, encoded by the coding sequence GTGCTCGATCCACTGTCCGTGACGGCGGTCACGGCCTTCCTGACCGCCGCCGGGACCTCGATGGCGAGCGAGGCGGGCAAGCTCGCCATGGAGTCGGTGGGCGGGATGGTCCGGCGGATCACCGGGCGCGAGACGCCGGCGCCCACCGGGGCGGCCGAGCGGCGCGCCGTGGCCGAGGTGCTGGTCCGGGCCGCCGGGCAGGACGCCGGCCTCGCGGCCGGCCTCTCCGTGCTGATCGACCGGGCGCGGCCCGCCTTCGCCGTACCCGAGCTGCTGCCCGCCGGCCCCCGCCACTTCACCGACCGGGACGGGCCGCTGGCCGCCCTCACCAAGGAGGCCGCCCGTAAGGCCGACGGCCGCCCGAGGGTGGCCGCCGTGTACGGCGAATCCGGCATCGGCACCACCGCCGTGGTGCTGCACTGGGGCCACCGCGAGGCCCACCGCTACCCCGACGGCCGGCTCCACTACGACCTGCAGGGCTCCTCGCTCGCCACCAGCCCCGACCTCTCCACCGTGCTCGCCCACTTCCTGCGCTGCCTCGGCCTGCCCGCCGAGGAGGTGCCCGCGAGCCTGGACGAGCGCCTGCGCGAGTACCGCACCCGGATCGCCGGCCGACGGCTGCTCGTGGTGCTCGACCACGTGCGCAGCGCCGCCCAGGTGCGCGAACTGGTCACCGGCGCGCCCGGGGTGTTCACCGTGGTGATCTCCCGTCGCCCGCTCACCGGCCTGGACGCCGTGCCGGTGCCGGTCGGCCCGCTGGCCGACAAGGACGCGCTGCGGCTGCTCACCGACCTGGCGGGCAAGCAGACCCTCAAGGCCGCCAAGGCCACCCTGCCCGCCGTCCTGGCAAGCTGCGGCGGCTCCCCGTACGCGCTGCACGCCGCCGCGCCCCAGCTGCTCGCCGGCCCGCCCGTGGCCCGGCCCGGCTGGTCGCCGGTCACCGCCGCGGTGGACACCGCCTACCGCGGCCTCACTCCGGCCGCCGCCCGGCTCTACCGGCTCGGCGGGCTGCGCCCCTGGCCCGCCCTCGGCCCCGAGCTGGCCGCGGCGCTGACCGGAGCCGACCCCGCCGAGGCCACCGAGCTGCTCGGCGCACTCGCCGACGCCCAGCTGATCGAGCCCGGCCCCACCGGCCGCTACCGCTACCGGGAGAGCGTTCGGGCCCACGCCGAGTCCGCCGCCCAGGCGGAGGAGGGGCTTGCCGGCTGCACGGCGGCCGTCCGCCGGGCGCTGGCCGCCCAACTGCGGCTGGCTGTCCAGGCCGACCTCACCGCGCACCGGCAGCGCTGGCAACTCGGCCCGCTCTACCGGGAGTTGACGCCCGGCCCGGCCGAGACCATCGGCGCCGCCGTCACGGCACTGGCCGCCGAGCTGCCCAATCTGGTCGAAACCGTGCGCACCGCCGAGGAGTTCGACGACCCGGAGACGGTCTGGCAGTGCGTGGAGGCGCTCTGGGCGCTCCAACTCAAGGCCGGCCACAACGAACTGCTGCTGCCCGCCCTGCGGATGGGCGTCCGGGCCGCCGAGGCGCACCACCCCGGCAGCCGGATCGCCGGCCGGATGCACACCCAACTCGCCTTCGGTCTGATGGAGTTGCAGCAGGACGCCGAGGCGGAGGCCGAGCTGCTGGCCGCCGCCGAGGCGGACCGGCAGGCCGGCCACCGGCGCGGCCGGGCCACGGCGGTGGAGTCGCTCGGCCTGCTGCGGCTGCGCCAGTGGCGCTTCACCGAGGCGCTGGACTGCTTCGAGCAGGCGGCGGCGCTGCTGCGGGAGATCGCCCCGGGGGAGGACGGCGAGGCGGACGTGCCGCGCGGGCTCGCCCTGCTGGAGCGGCACCAGGGCCGGGCCCGCCGCGGCCTCGGCCAGTACGCCCGGGCCGAGGTCCAACTCCTCGCCGCCCTCGAGTACTTCGAGAAGACCGAGGAGAACTACAACGCCGCCCGGGTGCTCACCGACCTGGCGGAGAACCACCTGCTGGCCGGCGAGCCGGCGGCGGCCCGGCCGCTGATCGACCGGGCGGCCACGCTGCTCCGGGCGGAGCGGGCCACGGCCCACCTCGCCCACCTGGAGAGCCTGCGCGCGCGGTGCAGCTGA
- a CDS encoding MerR family transcriptional regulator translates to MTATPGAPLRLTVDELAARAGVTVRTLRFYGTKGLLPPPELGPRRVGLYGERHLERLELIEELQRQGLTLAAIERYLAQLPADISSLDLAIHRALVATWAPESEEELSRGQLERRAGRSLSELDLDRLVAMGALHRTEDPELFRIEPGLLPLGIRIVDVPIPLETLIATRAVVRHHSQATAHDLHHLFLETVWKPFRESNPAPADLERMKELTDQIQPMVVQALVTAFQRSLAEELARGATRPGPTD, encoded by the coding sequence ATGACAGCGACACCGGGGGCGCCGCTGCGGCTGACCGTGGACGAGCTGGCCGCCCGGGCCGGGGTGACGGTGCGGACGCTGCGGTTCTACGGGACGAAGGGGCTGCTGCCGCCGCCGGAGCTGGGGCCGCGGCGGGTGGGGCTGTACGGGGAGCGGCACCTGGAGCGGCTGGAGCTGATCGAGGAGCTGCAGCGGCAGGGCCTCACGCTGGCCGCGATCGAGAGGTACCTGGCGCAGCTGCCGGCCGACATCTCCTCGCTCGACCTGGCGATCCACCGGGCGCTGGTGGCCACCTGGGCGCCGGAGAGCGAGGAGGAGCTCAGCCGGGGGCAGTTGGAGCGGCGGGCCGGGCGTTCGCTCTCCGAGCTGGACCTGGACCGGCTGGTGGCGATGGGCGCGCTGCACCGCACCGAGGACCCGGAGCTGTTCCGGATCGAGCCCGGGCTGCTGCCGCTGGGGATCCGGATCGTGGACGTGCCGATCCCGCTGGAGACGCTGATCGCGACCCGGGCGGTGGTGCGCCACCACAGCCAGGCCACGGCGCACGACCTGCACCACCTCTTCCTGGAGACGGTCTGGAAGCCGTTCCGGGAGAGCAATCCGGCCCCGGCGGACCTGGAGCGGATGAAGGAACTCACCGACCAGATCCAGCCGATGGTGGTGCAGGCCCTGGTGACGGCCTTCCAGCGTTCACTGGCCGAGGAGTTGGCCCGGGGCGCCACCCGCCCCGGGCCCACCGACTAG
- a CDS encoding 3-hydroxyacyl-CoA dehydrogenase NAD-binding domain-containing protein: protein MSDNTSVIRWEQDQDGVVTLVLDDPAQSVNTMNAAFRDSFRETLARLRAFEGLRGVILTSAKKTFFAGGDLNLLSAVRPEDAEEFFEASMELKRGLRALETLGKPVVAAINGSALGGGLELALACHHRVALDAPGSKLGFPEVTLGLLPGGGGVVRTVRLLGITDALLKWLLQGRQYRPAQALKHGLVHELATDAEDLLAKARAFIAANETAQQPWDVKGYKIPGGTPANPSFAANLPAFPANLSKQLNGAPYPAPRNILAVAVESSQVDVDTAMVIEARYFTELACGQTAKNMIKALFFDLNAVNSGAGRPKEVPARQVRKVAVLGAGMMGAGIAYSCAKAGIEVLLKDVTLEAAERGKAYSAGLLDKAVARGRSTEAKRAELLARITPTADAADLAGCDAVIEAVFENPELKHKVFQEVQAVVAPDALLCSNTSTLPIGLLAEGVERRADFIGLHFFSPVDKMPLVEIIRGPETGDEALARAFDLCRQIAKTPIVVNDSRGFFTSRVIGQFINEGVAMVGEGVDPVSVEQAAAQAGYPAKVLSLLDELTLTLPRKIRNETRRAIEEAGGVWPEHPADVVMDRMLDEFGREGRSGGAGFYEYEDGQRTRLWPGLREHFTKPEAQIPFEDMKERMLFAEAIDSVRCLEENVLTSVADANVGSILGIGFPAWTGGVLQYINGYRGGLPGFTARARELAAAYGERFAPPALLERMAAEGSTF from the coding sequence ATGTCTGACAACACTTCCGTGATCCGCTGGGAGCAGGACCAGGACGGCGTGGTCACCCTCGTCCTCGACGACCCGGCGCAGTCCGTCAACACCATGAACGCCGCCTTCCGCGACTCCTTCCGCGAGACGCTGGCGCGCCTGCGGGCCTTCGAGGGCCTGCGCGGGGTGATCCTCACCTCGGCCAAGAAGACCTTCTTCGCGGGCGGCGACCTCAACCTGCTCTCCGCCGTCCGCCCGGAGGACGCCGAGGAGTTCTTCGAGGCCTCGATGGAGCTCAAGCGCGGCCTGCGCGCGCTCGAGACGCTCGGCAAGCCGGTGGTGGCCGCGATCAACGGCAGCGCGCTGGGCGGCGGCCTGGAGCTCGCGCTGGCCTGCCACCACCGGGTCGCGCTGGACGCCCCCGGCAGCAAGCTCGGCTTCCCCGAGGTGACCCTCGGCCTGCTGCCCGGCGGCGGCGGGGTGGTGCGCACCGTCCGGCTGCTCGGCATCACCGACGCGCTGCTCAAGTGGCTGCTGCAGGGCCGCCAGTACCGCCCGGCGCAGGCGCTGAAGCACGGCCTGGTGCACGAACTCGCCACCGACGCGGAGGACTTGCTGGCCAAGGCGCGGGCCTTCATCGCGGCCAACGAGACCGCCCAGCAGCCCTGGGACGTCAAGGGCTACAAGATCCCCGGCGGCACCCCCGCCAACCCCTCCTTCGCGGCCAACCTGCCCGCCTTCCCCGCCAACCTCAGCAAGCAGCTGAACGGCGCGCCCTACCCGGCCCCGCGCAACATCCTCGCGGTGGCGGTGGAGAGTTCGCAGGTGGACGTGGACACCGCGATGGTCATCGAGGCCCGGTACTTCACCGAGCTGGCCTGCGGGCAGACCGCCAAGAACATGATCAAGGCACTCTTCTTCGACTTGAACGCCGTCAACTCCGGTGCGGGCCGCCCGAAGGAGGTGCCGGCCCGGCAGGTCCGCAAGGTGGCCGTGCTCGGCGCGGGCATGATGGGCGCCGGCATCGCGTACTCCTGCGCCAAGGCCGGCATCGAGGTGCTGCTCAAGGACGTCACCCTGGAGGCCGCCGAGCGCGGAAAGGCCTACAGCGCGGGCCTGTTGGACAAGGCGGTGGCCCGGGGCCGCTCCACCGAGGCCAAGCGGGCCGAGCTGCTGGCCCGGATCACCCCGACCGCCGACGCGGCCGACCTGGCGGGCTGCGACGCGGTGATCGAGGCGGTGTTCGAGAACCCCGAGCTCAAGCACAAGGTCTTCCAGGAGGTGCAGGCCGTGGTGGCGCCGGACGCGCTGCTCTGCTCCAACACCTCCACCCTGCCGATCGGCCTGCTGGCCGAAGGGGTCGAGCGCCGGGCCGACTTCATCGGTCTGCACTTCTTCTCGCCGGTGGACAAGATGCCGCTGGTCGAGATCATCCGCGGCCCGGAGACCGGGGACGAGGCGCTGGCCCGCGCCTTCGACCTGTGCCGCCAGATCGCCAAGACCCCGATCGTGGTCAACGACTCGCGCGGGTTCTTCACCTCCCGGGTGATCGGCCAGTTCATCAACGAGGGCGTGGCGATGGTCGGCGAGGGCGTCGACCCGGTCTCGGTCGAGCAGGCCGCCGCCCAGGCCGGCTACCCGGCCAAGGTGCTCTCACTCCTCGACGAGCTGACCCTCACCCTGCCGCGCAAGATCCGCAACGAGACCCGGCGGGCGATCGAGGAGGCGGGCGGGGTCTGGCCCGAGCACCCGGCCGACGTGGTGATGGACCGGATGCTCGACGAGTTCGGCCGCGAGGGCCGCAGCGGCGGGGCCGGCTTCTACGAGTACGAGGACGGGCAGCGGACGCGCCTGTGGCCGGGCCTGCGCGAGCACTTCACCAAGCCCGAGGCGCAGATCCCGTTCGAGGACATGAAGGAGCGGATGCTCTTCGCCGAGGCGATCGACTCCGTCCGCTGCCTGGAGGAGAACGTGCTCACCTCCGTCGCGGACGCCAATGTCGGCTCCATCCTGGGCATCGGCTTCCCGGCCTGGACCGGCGGCGTGCTCCAGTACATCAACGGCTACCGGGGCGGCCTCCCCGGCTTCACCGCCCGCGCCCGAGAGCTGGCCGCCGCCTACGGCGAGCGGTTCGCCCCGCCGGCCCTGCTGGAGCGGATGGCCGCCGAGGGCAGCACCTTCTGA
- a CDS encoding acetyl-CoA C-acetyltransferase, giving the protein MTTEAYVYDAIRTPRGKGKANGSLHGTKPIDLVVGLIHELRRRFPTLDPAAIDDIVLGVVSPIGDQGSDIARIAAVAAGLPDTVAGVQENRFCASGLEAVNLAAAKVRSGWEDLILAGGVESMSRVKMGSDGGAWFADPMTSFQVGFAPQGIGADLIATLEGLSRTDVDAFAAESQARAAKAQAGGYFDRSVVPVKDRNGLVVLDRDEFIRPGTTVETLAGLQPSFATIGDVGGFDAVVLQKYHWVEKIDHVHHAGNSSGIVDGAALVAIGSKEVGERYGLRPRARIVSAAVSGSEPTIMLTGPAPATRKALAKAGLTAADIDLVEINEAFAAVALRFMRELDFPHEKVNVNGGAIALGHPLGATGAMLVGTMIDELERRDLQRGLITLCVGGGMGVATIIERI; this is encoded by the coding sequence GTGACCACCGAAGCGTACGTCTACGACGCTATCCGCACGCCGCGCGGCAAGGGCAAGGCCAACGGCAGCCTGCACGGCACCAAGCCGATCGACCTGGTCGTCGGCCTGATCCACGAACTCCGGCGCCGCTTCCCGACCCTGGACCCGGCCGCGATCGACGACATCGTGCTCGGCGTGGTCAGCCCGATCGGCGACCAGGGCTCCGACATCGCCCGGATCGCGGCGGTGGCCGCCGGGCTGCCCGACACCGTGGCCGGCGTGCAGGAGAACCGCTTCTGCGCCTCGGGCCTGGAGGCCGTCAACCTCGCTGCGGCGAAGGTCCGTTCGGGCTGGGAGGACCTGATCCTGGCCGGCGGCGTGGAGTCGATGTCCCGGGTCAAGATGGGCTCCGACGGCGGCGCCTGGTTCGCCGACCCGATGACCAGCTTCCAGGTCGGCTTCGCGCCGCAGGGCATCGGCGCCGACCTGATCGCCACCCTGGAGGGCCTCAGCCGCACCGACGTGGACGCCTTCGCCGCCGAATCCCAGGCCCGGGCCGCCAAGGCGCAGGCCGGCGGGTACTTCGACCGCTCGGTGGTGCCGGTCAAGGACCGCAACGGCCTGGTGGTGCTGGACCGCGACGAGTTCATCCGCCCCGGCACCACGGTCGAGACGCTGGCCGGGCTCCAGCCCTCCTTCGCCACCATCGGCGACGTGGGCGGCTTCGACGCGGTGGTGCTGCAGAAGTACCACTGGGTGGAGAAGATCGACCACGTCCACCACGCGGGCAACTCCTCCGGCATCGTGGACGGCGCGGCCCTGGTCGCGATCGGCAGCAAGGAGGTCGGCGAGCGGTACGGGCTGCGCCCGCGCGCCCGGATCGTCTCGGCGGCCGTCTCCGGCTCCGAGCCGACCATCATGCTGACCGGCCCCGCCCCGGCCACCCGCAAGGCGCTGGCCAAGGCCGGGCTGACCGCCGCCGACATCGACCTGGTCGAGATCAACGAGGCCTTCGCCGCCGTGGCGCTGCGCTTCATGCGCGAACTCGACTTCCCGCACGAGAAGGTGAACGTCAACGGCGGCGCGATCGCGCTCGGCCACCCGCTCGGCGCCACCGGCGCGATGCTGGTCGGCACCATGATCGACGAGCTGGAGCGGCGCGACCTGCAACGCGGCCTGATCACCCTCTGCGTCGGCGGCGGCATGGGCGTCGCCACCATCATCGAGCGCATCTGA